One part of the Arabidopsis thaliana chromosome 4, partial sequence genome encodes these proteins:
- the MLH3 gene encoding MUTL protein homolog 3: MKTIKPLPEGVRHSMRSGIIMFDMARVVEELVFNSLDAGATKVSIFVGVVSCSVKVVDDGSGVSRDDLVLLGERYATSKFHDFTNVETASETFGFRGEALASISDISLLEVRTKAIGRPNGYRKVMKGSKCLHLGIDDDRKDSGTTVTVRDLFYSQPVRRKYMQSSPKKVLESIKKCVFRIALVHSNVSFSVLDIESDEELFQTNPSSSAFSLLMRDAGTEAVNSLCKVNVTDGMLNVSGFECADDWKPTDGQQTGRRNRLQSNPGYILCIACPRRLYEFSFEPSKTHVEFKKWGPVLAFIERITLANWKKDRILELFDGGADILAKGDRQDLIDDKIRLQNDWPEAMEPAKKKLKRSNDHAPCSSLLFPSADFKQDGDYFSPRKDVWSPECEVELKIQNPKEQGTVAGFESRTDSLLQSRDIEMQTNEDFPQVTDLLETSLVADSKCRKQFLTRCQITTPVNINHDFMKDSDVLNFQFQGLKDELDVSNCIGKHLLRGCSSRVSLTFHEPKLSHVEGYESVVPMIPNEKQSSPRVLETREGGSYCDVYSDKTPDCSLGSSWQDTDWFTPQCSSDRGCVGIGEDFNITPIDTAEFDSYDEKVGSKKYLSSVNVGSSVTGSFCLSSEWSPMYSTPSATKWESEYQKGCRILEQSLRLGRMPDPEFCFSAANNIKFDHEVIPEMDCCETGTDSFTAIQNCTQLADKICKSSWGHADDVRIDQYSIRKEKFSYMDGTQNNAGKQRSKRSRSAPPFYREKKRFISLSCKSDTKPKNSDPSEPDDLECLTQPCNASQMHLKCSILDDVSYDHIQETEKRLSSASDLKASAGCRTVHSETQDEDVHEDFSSEEFLDPIKSTTKWRHNCAVSQVPKESHELHGQDGVFDISSGLLHLRSDESLVPESINRHSLEDAKVLQQVDKKYIPIVACGTVAIVDQHAADERIRLEELRTKVLAGKARTVTYLSADQELVLPEMGYQLLQSYSEQIRDWGWICNITVEGSTSFKKNMSIIQRKPTPITLNAVPCILGVNLSDVDLLEFLQQLADTDGSSTIPPSVLRVLNSKACRGSIFLISSELFCMCKDE, encoded by the exons ATGAAGACGATCAAGCCCTTGCCGGAAGGAGTTCGTCACTCCATGCGTTCTGGAATTATCATGTTCGACATGGCGAGGGTCGTGGAAGAACTCGTCTTCAACAGTCTCGATGCTGGGGCGACCAAG GTGTCTATCTTCGTGGGTGTTGTTTCATGCTCTGTGAAAGTTGTGGATGATG GATCAGGCGTTTCAAGagatgatttggttttgttgggaGAAAGATATG CTACTTCAAAGTTTCACGACTTCACCAACGTGGAGACAGCTAGTGAAACTTTTGGATTTCGTGGAGAGGCCTTAGCTTCAATATCAGATATCTCGTTACTGGAGGTTAGGACAAAAGCTATTGGGAGGCCTAATGGTTATCGAAAGGTTATGAAG GGATCCAAGTGTCTACATCTTGgaattgatgatgatagaAAAGACTCTGGCACGACGG TAACTGTCCGAGATCTATTTTACAGTCAGCCAGTGAGACGAAAATATATGCAATCCAG CCCCAAGAAAGTTTTGGAATCTATCAAAAAGTGTGTGTTCCGGATTGCCCTTGTGCACTCCAATGTTTCCTTCAGTGTTCTTGATATCGAAAG TGATGAAGAGCTTTTCCAAAccaatccttcttcttcagcattCTCACTACTGATGAGAGATGCAGGGACCGAAGCTGTAAATTCGCTTTGTAAAGTAAACGTTACAGATGGCATGCTGAATGTCTCTGG TTTTGAGTGTGCGGATGACTGGAAGCCTACGGATGGGCAACAAACAGGAAGACGCAATAGACTTCAATCCAACCCTGGTTACATTCTGTGCATAGCATGTCCACGCCGTCTTTATGAATTCTCGTTTGAACCATCAAAGACGCACGTTGAGTTCAAG AAGTGGGGACCTGTACTTGCCTTTATAGAAAGAATCACTCTAGCCAACTGGAAGAAAGATAGAATTCTTG AACTTTTTGATGGGGGAGCTGATATACTGGCAAAAGGTGATAGACAAGACCTGATTGATGACAAAATTAGACTTCAAAACG ATTGGCCAGAAGCTATGGAACCTGCaaaaaagaagctgaagagaaGTAATGATCATGCACCTTGTAGTTCTCTCTTGTTTCCGTCTGCTGACTTTAAACAAGATGGTGATTATTTTTCTCCACGAAAGGATGTATGGTCTCCAGAATGTGAAGTCGAACTGAAAATTCAGAATCCCAAAGAGCAAGGTACTGTAGCTGGATTTGAAAGCCGGACTGATTCTCTTCTACAGTCACGTGACATAGAAATGCAAACGAATGAAGACTTCCCACAAGTTACTGACCTCCTTGAAACAAGCTTGGTTGCTGACTCTAAGTGCCGTAAACAGTTTCTAACAAGATGTCAGATTACCACACCTGTCAATATCAACCATGATTTTATGAAAGATTCAGACGTGTtaaattttcagtttcaagGATTGAAAGATGAGTTGGATGTCAGCAATTGCATTGGAAAGCATCTCTTGCGTGGTTGCTCTTCAAGAGTAAGCCTAACCTTTCATGAGCCTAAACTATCTCATGTTGAAGGGTATGAATCCGTCGTGCCTATGATACCTAATGAAAAACAAAGTAGTCCGCGGGTCCTAGAGACCAGAGAAGGTGGTTCGTACTGTGATGTTTATTCTGATAAGACTCCTGATTGTTCCCTAGGGAGTTCATGGCAGGATACTGATTGGTTTACTCCACAGTGTTCCTCAGATAGGGGATGTGTTGGAATTGGAGAAGATTTTAACATTACCCCCATAGATACTGCGGAATTTGATTCTTATGATGAAAAAGTTGGTAGTAAAAAGTATCTTTCTTCTGTCAATGTGGGGAGCTCTGTTACTGGTAGTTTCTGTTTAAGTTCTGAGTGGTCTCCAATGTACTCCACACCTTCTGCGACCAAGTGGGAGTCTGAGTACCAGAAAGGTTGTCGAATTCTTGAACAGAGTTTGAGACTGGGAAGGATGCCTGACCctgaattttgtttcagtGCAGCTAACAACATCAAATTTGACCACGAGGTCATACCTGAAATGGATTGCTGTGAAACCGGTACAGACTCTTTCACAGCTATTCAGAACTGCACTCAGTTAGCtgataaaatttgcaagtcTTCGTGGGGGCATGCAGATGATGTGCGTATTGACCAATATAGTATCAGGAAGGAAAAGTTCAGTTATATGGATGGCACACAGAACAATGCTGGTAAACAAAGGTCAAAAAGAAGTCGATCTGCTCCTCCATTTTAtcgagagaagaagagatttatCAGCTTAAGTTGTAAATCAgacacaaaaccaaagaactCTGATCCATCAG AACCTGATGATCTGGAGTGTTTGACACAACCTTGTAATGCATCTCAAATGCATCTTAAGTGCAGCATCCTTGATGATGTGTCGTATGACCACatacaagaaacagaaaaaagattGAGTTCTGCCTCAGACTTGAAAGCATCTGCTGGTTGCAGGACTGTGCACTCAGAGACCCAAGATGAGGATGTGCACGAAG ACTTCAGCTCAGAGGAATTTCTGGATCCAATTAAATCCACAACAAAATGGCGCCATAACTGTGCGGTCTCTCAG GTTCCCAAGGAATCACACGAGCTTCATGGTCAAGATGGTGTATTTGATATATCTTCGGGACTTCTGCACTTACGATCCGATGAATCCTTGGTTCCTGAATCTATCAACAGACACTCCCTTGAAGATGCCAAGGTTCTACAACAGGttgataaaaaatatatcCCAATCGTTGCTTGTGGAACAGTTGCCATCGTTGATCAG CATGCTGCCGATGAAAGAATTCGTTTGGAAGAGCTGCGTACAAAG gtCCTGGCAGGGAAAGCGAGGACAGTCACCTACTTGAGTGCAGACCAAGAGTTG GTACTGCCGGAGATGGGTTATCAGTTACTCCAGAGTTATTCAGAGCAGATAAGAGACTGGGGTTGGATCTGCAACATTACTGTAGAAGGGTCAACGTCCTTTAAGAA AAACATGAGCATCATCCAGCGGAAACCAACACCAATCACACTTAATGCG GTTCCATGCATTCTGGGTGTAAATCTATCAGATGTTGATCTATTAGAGTTTCTTCAGCAG CTTGCTGATACTGACGGATCATCAACTATTCCTCCATCTGTTCTTCGAGTCCTAAATTCCAAAGCCTGTAGAGGTAGTATATTCCTTATCTCTTCAGAATTGTTTTGTATGTGCAAGGATGAGTAA
- the MLH3 gene encoding MUTL protein homolog 3, with protein sequence MKTIKPLPEGVRHSMRSGIIMFDMARVVEELVFNSLDAGATKVSIFVGVVSCSVKVVDDGSGVSRDDLVLLGERYATSKFHDFTNVETASETFGFRGEALASISDISLLEVRTKAIGRPNGYRKVMKGSKCLHLGIDDDRKDSGTTVTVRDLFYSQPVRRKYMQSSPKKVLESIKKCVFRIALVHSNVSFSVLDIESDEELFQTNPSSSAFSLLMRDAGTEAVNSLCKVNVTDGMLNVSGYVSGPGDSLKALQYIYINSRFISKGPIHKLLNNLATSFECADDWKPTDGQQTGRRNRLQSNPGYILCIACPRRLYEFSFEPSKTHVEFKKWGPVLAFIERITLANWKKDRILDWPEAMEPAKKKLKRSNDHAPCSSLLFPSADFKQDGDYFSPRKDVWSPECEVELKIQNPKEQGTVAGFESRTDSLLQSRDIEMQTNEDFPQVTDLLETSLVADSKCRKQFLTRCQITTPVNINHDFMKDSDVLNFQFQGLKDELDVSNCIGKHLLRGCSSRVSLTFHEPKLSHVEGYESVVPMIPNEKQSSPRVLETREGGSYCDVYSDKTPDCSLGSSWQDTDWFTPQCSSDRGCVGIGEDFNITPIDTAEFDSYDEKVGSKKYLSSVNVGSSVTGSFCLSSEWSPMYSTPSATKWESEYQKGCRILEQSLRLGRMPDPEFCFSAANNIKFDHEVIPEMDCCETGTDSFTAIQNCTQLADKICKSSWGHADDVRIDQYSIRKEKFSYMDGTQNNAGKQRSKRSRSAPPFYREKKRFISLSCKSDTKPKNSDPSEPDDLECLTQPCNASQMHLKCSILDDVSYDHIQETEKRLSSASDLKASAGCRTVHSETQDEDVHEDFSSEEFLDPIKSTTKWRHNCAVSQVPKESHELHGQDGVFDISSGLLHLRSDESLVPESINRHSLEDAKVLQQVDKKYIPIVACGTVAIVDQHAADERIRLEELRTKVLAGKARTVTYLSADQELVLPEMGYQLLQSYSEQIRDWGWICNITVEGSTSFKKNMSIIQRKPTPITLNAVPCILGVNLSDVDLLEFLQQLADTDGSSTIPPSVLRVLNSKACRGAIMFGDSLLPSECSLIIDGLKQTSLCFQCAHGRPTTVPLVDLKALHKQIAKLSGRQVWHGLQRREITLDRAKSRLDNAKS encoded by the exons ATGAAGACGATCAAGCCCTTGCCGGAAGGAGTTCGTCACTCCATGCGTTCTGGAATTATCATGTTCGACATGGCGAGGGTCGTGGAAGAACTCGTCTTCAACAGTCTCGATGCTGGGGCGACCAAG GTGTCTATCTTCGTGGGTGTTGTTTCATGCTCTGTGAAAGTTGTGGATGATG GATCAGGCGTTTCAAGagatgatttggttttgttgggaGAAAGATATG CTACTTCAAAGTTTCACGACTTCACCAACGTGGAGACAGCTAGTGAAACTTTTGGATTTCGTGGAGAGGCCTTAGCTTCAATATCAGATATCTCGTTACTGGAGGTTAGGACAAAAGCTATTGGGAGGCCTAATGGTTATCGAAAGGTTATGAAG GGATCCAAGTGTCTACATCTTGgaattgatgatgatagaAAAGACTCTGGCACGACGG TAACTGTCCGAGATCTATTTTACAGTCAGCCAGTGAGACGAAAATATATGCAATCCAG CCCCAAGAAAGTTTTGGAATCTATCAAAAAGTGTGTGTTCCGGATTGCCCTTGTGCACTCCAATGTTTCCTTCAGTGTTCTTGATATCGAAAG TGATGAAGAGCTTTTCCAAAccaatccttcttcttcagcattCTCACTACTGATGAGAGATGCAGGGACCGAAGCTGTAAATTCGCTTTGTAAAGTAAACGTTACAGATGGCATGCTGAATGTCTCTGGGTATGTATCTGGTCCTGGAGATAGTTTAAAG GCCTTGCAGTATATAT ATATCAATTCAAGATTCATTAGCAAAGGTCCTATTCATAAGCTGCTGAACAACTTGGCTACTAGTTTTGAGTGTGCGGATGACTGGAAGCCTACGGATGGGCAACAAACAGGAAGACGCAATAGACTTCAATCCAACCCTGGTTACATTCTGTGCATAGCATGTCCACGCCGTCTTTATGAATTCTCGTTTGAACCATCAAAGACGCACGTTGAGTTCAAG AAGTGGGGACCTGTACTTGCCTTTATAGAAAGAATCACTCTAGCCAACTGGAAGAAAGATAGAATTCTTG ATTGGCCAGAAGCTATGGAACCTGCaaaaaagaagctgaagagaaGTAATGATCATGCACCTTGTAGTTCTCTCTTGTTTCCGTCTGCTGACTTTAAACAAGATGGTGATTATTTTTCTCCACGAAAGGATGTATGGTCTCCAGAATGTGAAGTCGAACTGAAAATTCAGAATCCCAAAGAGCAAGGTACTGTAGCTGGATTTGAAAGCCGGACTGATTCTCTTCTACAGTCACGTGACATAGAAATGCAAACGAATGAAGACTTCCCACAAGTTACTGACCTCCTTGAAACAAGCTTGGTTGCTGACTCTAAGTGCCGTAAACAGTTTCTAACAAGATGTCAGATTACCACACCTGTCAATATCAACCATGATTTTATGAAAGATTCAGACGTGTtaaattttcagtttcaagGATTGAAAGATGAGTTGGATGTCAGCAATTGCATTGGAAAGCATCTCTTGCGTGGTTGCTCTTCAAGAGTAAGCCTAACCTTTCATGAGCCTAAACTATCTCATGTTGAAGGGTATGAATCCGTCGTGCCTATGATACCTAATGAAAAACAAAGTAGTCCGCGGGTCCTAGAGACCAGAGAAGGTGGTTCGTACTGTGATGTTTATTCTGATAAGACTCCTGATTGTTCCCTAGGGAGTTCATGGCAGGATACTGATTGGTTTACTCCACAGTGTTCCTCAGATAGGGGATGTGTTGGAATTGGAGAAGATTTTAACATTACCCCCATAGATACTGCGGAATTTGATTCTTATGATGAAAAAGTTGGTAGTAAAAAGTATCTTTCTTCTGTCAATGTGGGGAGCTCTGTTACTGGTAGTTTCTGTTTAAGTTCTGAGTGGTCTCCAATGTACTCCACACCTTCTGCGACCAAGTGGGAGTCTGAGTACCAGAAAGGTTGTCGAATTCTTGAACAGAGTTTGAGACTGGGAAGGATGCCTGACCctgaattttgtttcagtGCAGCTAACAACATCAAATTTGACCACGAGGTCATACCTGAAATGGATTGCTGTGAAACCGGTACAGACTCTTTCACAGCTATTCAGAACTGCACTCAGTTAGCtgataaaatttgcaagtcTTCGTGGGGGCATGCAGATGATGTGCGTATTGACCAATATAGTATCAGGAAGGAAAAGTTCAGTTATATGGATGGCACACAGAACAATGCTGGTAAACAAAGGTCAAAAAGAAGTCGATCTGCTCCTCCATTTTAtcgagagaagaagagatttatCAGCTTAAGTTGTAAATCAgacacaaaaccaaagaactCTGATCCATCAG AACCTGATGATCTGGAGTGTTTGACACAACCTTGTAATGCATCTCAAATGCATCTTAAGTGCAGCATCCTTGATGATGTGTCGTATGACCACatacaagaaacagaaaaaagattGAGTTCTGCCTCAGACTTGAAAGCATCTGCTGGTTGCAGGACTGTGCACTCAGAGACCCAAGATGAGGATGTGCACGAAG ACTTCAGCTCAGAGGAATTTCTGGATCCAATTAAATCCACAACAAAATGGCGCCATAACTGTGCGGTCTCTCAG GTTCCCAAGGAATCACACGAGCTTCATGGTCAAGATGGTGTATTTGATATATCTTCGGGACTTCTGCACTTACGATCCGATGAATCCTTGGTTCCTGAATCTATCAACAGACACTCCCTTGAAGATGCCAAGGTTCTACAACAGGttgataaaaaatatatcCCAATCGTTGCTTGTGGAACAGTTGCCATCGTTGATCAG CATGCTGCCGATGAAAGAATTCGTTTGGAAGAGCTGCGTACAAAG gtCCTGGCAGGGAAAGCGAGGACAGTCACCTACTTGAGTGCAGACCAAGAGTTG GTACTGCCGGAGATGGGTTATCAGTTACTCCAGAGTTATTCAGAGCAGATAAGAGACTGGGGTTGGATCTGCAACATTACTGTAGAAGGGTCAACGTCCTTTAAGAA AAACATGAGCATCATCCAGCGGAAACCAACACCAATCACACTTAATGCG GTTCCATGCATTCTGGGTGTAAATCTATCAGATGTTGATCTATTAGAGTTTCTTCAGCAG CTTGCTGATACTGACGGATCATCAACTATTCCTCCATCTGTTCTTCGAGTCCTAAATTCCAAAGCCTGTAGAG GTGCAATTATGTTTGGAGATAGTCTGTTACCGTCAGAATGCTCTTTAATCATTGATGGACTGAAGCAGACCTCACTTTGTTTCCAG TGTGCTCATGGGCGACCTACAACAGTTCCTCTTGTCGATTTGAAGGCATTGCACAAACAGATAGCAAAGCTCAGTGGAAGACAAGTGTGGCATGGCTTACAACGCAGAGAAATTACACTTGATCGTGCAAAATCACGCTTAGACAAC
- the MLH3 gene encoding MUTL protein homolog 3, translated as MKTIKPLPEGVRHSMRSGIIMFDMARVVEELVFNSLDAGATKVSIFVGVVSCSVKVVDDGSGVSRDDLVLLGERYATSKFHDFTNVETASETFGFRGEALASISDISLLEVRTKAIGRPNGYRKVMKGSKCLHLGIDDDRKDSGTTVTVRDLFYSQPVRRKYMQSSPKKVLESIKKCVFRIALVHSNVSFSVLDIESDEELFQTNPSSSAFSLLMRDAGTEAVNSLCKVNVTDGMLNVSGYVSGPGDSLKALQYIYINSRFISKGPIHKLLNNLATSFECADDWKPTDGQQTGRRNRLQSNPGYILCIACPRRLYEFSFEPSKTHVEFKKWGPVLAFIERITLANWKKDRILELFDGGADILAKGDRQDLIDDKIRLQNDWPEAMEPAKKKLKRSNDHAPCSSLLFPSADFKQDGDYFSPRKDVWSPECEVELKIQNPKEQGTVAGFESRTDSLLQSRDIEMQTNEDFPQVTDLLETSLVADSKCRKQFLTRCQITTPVNINHDFMKDSDVLNFQFQGLKDELDVSNCIGKHLLRGCSSRVSLTFHEPKLSHVEGYESVVPMIPNEKQSSPRVLETREGGSYCDVYSDKTPDCSLGSSWQDTDWFTPQCSSDRGCVGIGEDFNITPIDTAEFDSYDEKVGSKKYLSSVNVGSSVTGSFCLSSEWSPMYSTPSATKWESEYQKGCRILEQSLRLGRMPDPEFCFSAANNIKFDHEVIPEMDCCETGTDSFTAIQNCTQLADKICKSSWGHADDVRIDQYSIRKEKFSYMDGTQNNAGKQRSKRSRSAPPFYREKKRFISLSCKSDTKPKNSDPSEPDDLECLTQPCNASQMHLKCSILDDVSYDHIQETEKRLSSASDLKASAGCRTVHSETQDEDVHEDFSSEEFLDPIKSTTKWRHNCAVSQVPKESHELHGQDGVFDISSGLLHLRSDESLVPESINRHSLEDAKVLQQVDKKYIPIVACGTVAIVDQHAADERIRLEELRTKVLAGKARTVTYLSADQELVLPEMGYQLLQSYSEQIRDWGWICNITVEGSTSFKKNMSIIQRKPTPITLNAVPCILGVNLSDVDLLEFLQQLADTDGSSTIPPSVLRVLNSKACRGAIMFGDSLLPSECSLIIDGLKQTSLCFQCAHGRPTTVPLVDLKALHKQIAKLSGRQVWHGLQRREITLDRAKSRLDNAKS; from the exons ATGAAGACGATCAAGCCCTTGCCGGAAGGAGTTCGTCACTCCATGCGTTCTGGAATTATCATGTTCGACATGGCGAGGGTCGTGGAAGAACTCGTCTTCAACAGTCTCGATGCTGGGGCGACCAAG GTGTCTATCTTCGTGGGTGTTGTTTCATGCTCTGTGAAAGTTGTGGATGATG GATCAGGCGTTTCAAGagatgatttggttttgttgggaGAAAGATATG CTACTTCAAAGTTTCACGACTTCACCAACGTGGAGACAGCTAGTGAAACTTTTGGATTTCGTGGAGAGGCCTTAGCTTCAATATCAGATATCTCGTTACTGGAGGTTAGGACAAAAGCTATTGGGAGGCCTAATGGTTATCGAAAGGTTATGAAG GGATCCAAGTGTCTACATCTTGgaattgatgatgatagaAAAGACTCTGGCACGACGG TAACTGTCCGAGATCTATTTTACAGTCAGCCAGTGAGACGAAAATATATGCAATCCAG CCCCAAGAAAGTTTTGGAATCTATCAAAAAGTGTGTGTTCCGGATTGCCCTTGTGCACTCCAATGTTTCCTTCAGTGTTCTTGATATCGAAAG TGATGAAGAGCTTTTCCAAAccaatccttcttcttcagcattCTCACTACTGATGAGAGATGCAGGGACCGAAGCTGTAAATTCGCTTTGTAAAGTAAACGTTACAGATGGCATGCTGAATGTCTCTGGGTATGTATCTGGTCCTGGAGATAGTTTAAAG GCCTTGCAGTATATAT ATATCAATTCAAGATTCATTAGCAAAGGTCCTATTCATAAGCTGCTGAACAACTTGGCTACTAGTTTTGAGTGTGCGGATGACTGGAAGCCTACGGATGGGCAACAAACAGGAAGACGCAATAGACTTCAATCCAACCCTGGTTACATTCTGTGCATAGCATGTCCACGCCGTCTTTATGAATTCTCGTTTGAACCATCAAAGACGCACGTTGAGTTCAAG AAGTGGGGACCTGTACTTGCCTTTATAGAAAGAATCACTCTAGCCAACTGGAAGAAAGATAGAATTCTTG AACTTTTTGATGGGGGAGCTGATATACTGGCAAAAGGTGATAGACAAGACCTGATTGATGACAAAATTAGACTTCAAAACG ATTGGCCAGAAGCTATGGAACCTGCaaaaaagaagctgaagagaaGTAATGATCATGCACCTTGTAGTTCTCTCTTGTTTCCGTCTGCTGACTTTAAACAAGATGGTGATTATTTTTCTCCACGAAAGGATGTATGGTCTCCAGAATGTGAAGTCGAACTGAAAATTCAGAATCCCAAAGAGCAAGGTACTGTAGCTGGATTTGAAAGCCGGACTGATTCTCTTCTACAGTCACGTGACATAGAAATGCAAACGAATGAAGACTTCCCACAAGTTACTGACCTCCTTGAAACAAGCTTGGTTGCTGACTCTAAGTGCCGTAAACAGTTTCTAACAAGATGTCAGATTACCACACCTGTCAATATCAACCATGATTTTATGAAAGATTCAGACGTGTtaaattttcagtttcaagGATTGAAAGATGAGTTGGATGTCAGCAATTGCATTGGAAAGCATCTCTTGCGTGGTTGCTCTTCAAGAGTAAGCCTAACCTTTCATGAGCCTAAACTATCTCATGTTGAAGGGTATGAATCCGTCGTGCCTATGATACCTAATGAAAAACAAAGTAGTCCGCGGGTCCTAGAGACCAGAGAAGGTGGTTCGTACTGTGATGTTTATTCTGATAAGACTCCTGATTGTTCCCTAGGGAGTTCATGGCAGGATACTGATTGGTTTACTCCACAGTGTTCCTCAGATAGGGGATGTGTTGGAATTGGAGAAGATTTTAACATTACCCCCATAGATACTGCGGAATTTGATTCTTATGATGAAAAAGTTGGTAGTAAAAAGTATCTTTCTTCTGTCAATGTGGGGAGCTCTGTTACTGGTAGTTTCTGTTTAAGTTCTGAGTGGTCTCCAATGTACTCCACACCTTCTGCGACCAAGTGGGAGTCTGAGTACCAGAAAGGTTGTCGAATTCTTGAACAGAGTTTGAGACTGGGAAGGATGCCTGACCctgaattttgtttcagtGCAGCTAACAACATCAAATTTGACCACGAGGTCATACCTGAAATGGATTGCTGTGAAACCGGTACAGACTCTTTCACAGCTATTCAGAACTGCACTCAGTTAGCtgataaaatttgcaagtcTTCGTGGGGGCATGCAGATGATGTGCGTATTGACCAATATAGTATCAGGAAGGAAAAGTTCAGTTATATGGATGGCACACAGAACAATGCTGGTAAACAAAGGTCAAAAAGAAGTCGATCTGCTCCTCCATTTTAtcgagagaagaagagatttatCAGCTTAAGTTGTAAATCAgacacaaaaccaaagaactCTGATCCATCAG AACCTGATGATCTGGAGTGTTTGACACAACCTTGTAATGCATCTCAAATGCATCTTAAGTGCAGCATCCTTGATGATGTGTCGTATGACCACatacaagaaacagaaaaaagattGAGTTCTGCCTCAGACTTGAAAGCATCTGCTGGTTGCAGGACTGTGCACTCAGAGACCCAAGATGAGGATGTGCACGAAG ACTTCAGCTCAGAGGAATTTCTGGATCCAATTAAATCCACAACAAAATGGCGCCATAACTGTGCGGTCTCTCAG GTTCCCAAGGAATCACACGAGCTTCATGGTCAAGATGGTGTATTTGATATATCTTCGGGACTTCTGCACTTACGATCCGATGAATCCTTGGTTCCTGAATCTATCAACAGACACTCCCTTGAAGATGCCAAGGTTCTACAACAGGttgataaaaaatatatcCCAATCGTTGCTTGTGGAACAGTTGCCATCGTTGATCAG CATGCTGCCGATGAAAGAATTCGTTTGGAAGAGCTGCGTACAAAG gtCCTGGCAGGGAAAGCGAGGACAGTCACCTACTTGAGTGCAGACCAAGAGTTG GTACTGCCGGAGATGGGTTATCAGTTACTCCAGAGTTATTCAGAGCAGATAAGAGACTGGGGTTGGATCTGCAACATTACTGTAGAAGGGTCAACGTCCTTTAAGAA AAACATGAGCATCATCCAGCGGAAACCAACACCAATCACACTTAATGCG GTTCCATGCATTCTGGGTGTAAATCTATCAGATGTTGATCTATTAGAGTTTCTTCAGCAG CTTGCTGATACTGACGGATCATCAACTATTCCTCCATCTGTTCTTCGAGTCCTAAATTCCAAAGCCTGTAGAG GTGCAATTATGTTTGGAGATAGTCTGTTACCGTCAGAATGCTCTTTAATCATTGATGGACTGAAGCAGACCTCACTTTGTTTCCAG TGTGCTCATGGGCGACCTACAACAGTTCCTCTTGTCGATTTGAAGGCATTGCACAAACAGATAGCAAAGCTCAGTGGAAGACAAGTGTGGCATGGCTTACAACGCAGAGAAATTACACTTGATCGTGCAAAATCACGCTTAGACAAC